A section of the Acidobacteriota bacterium genome encodes:
- a CDS encoding DUF6125 family protein encodes MRKEIHTPDNFNREQLLEYVRDLAKRWLAHDGLWFLAVEKKYGIKAAMEMDMKAWERFTVLEAKRIMDFLDMKPGGGIDALQRAFSFRLYAHLNEQSVERPDEGSLILTMKTCRVQEARKRKRLPDFHCKSIGFVEYSQFAKAIDEEIATECIFCPPDKHPDDAYCCWRFTENE; translated from the coding sequence ATGAGAAAAGAGATCCACACTCCTGACAATTTCAATAGGGAACAGCTGCTGGAGTATGTTCGGGATCTGGCGAAGCGATGGCTCGCGCATGACGGTCTCTGGTTTCTCGCAGTTGAAAAGAAATACGGCATCAAAGCAGCGATGGAGATGGACATGAAGGCCTGGGAAAGATTCACCGTGCTCGAAGCCAAGCGCATCATGGATTTTCTCGATATGAAGCCAGGCGGGGGGATCGATGCTTTGCAGAGAGCATTCTCATTCCGGCTCTATGCTCACCTGAACGAGCAGAGCGTGGAGAGGCCCGACGAGGGAAGCCTCATCCTCACCATGAAGACCTGCCGCGTCCAGGAAGCGAGAAAGAGAAAACGATTACCGGATTTCCACTGCAAATCGATAGGGTTCGTAGAATACTCTCAGTTCGCGAAGGCTATCGATGAAGAAATAGCAACAGAATGCATTTTCTGTCCGCCCGACAAACATCCGGACGATGCCTACTGCTGCTGGCGCTTTACAGAAAATGAATAG